A stretch of the Orcinus orca chromosome 1, mOrcOrc1.1, whole genome shotgun sequence genome encodes the following:
- the MAP3K6 gene encoding mitogen-activated protein kinase kinase kinase 6 isoform X3, whose amino-acid sequence MAGQCLRSGAAERAGSCWQDPLAEALSRGRPLAASPGRGCARSRPLSVVYVLTREPQPLAEPETGAEAEPLPLRCLREACAQLPGPRPRPQLRSLPFGTLALGDTSALDSFYNADVVVLEVSSSLAQPSLFYHLGVRESFSMTNNVLLCSQADLPDLQALREDIFQKNSDCVGSYTLIPYVVTATGRVLCGDAGLLRGLADGLVQAGVGTEVLLTPLVGRLACLLETTPTDSCGYFRETIRRDIRQARERFSGQQLRQELARLQRRLDSVELLSPDIIINLLLSYRDVQDYSAIIELVETLQALPTCDVAEQHNVCFHYTFALNRRNRPGDREKALAVLLPLVQFEGSVAPDLYCMCGRIYKDMFFSSGFQDAGHREQAYHWYRKAFDVEPSLHSGINAAVLLIAAGQRFEDSKELRLIGMKLGCLLARKGCVEKMQYYWDVGFYLGAQILVNDLTQVALAAEQLYKLNAPIWYLVSVMETFLLYQHFRPTLEPPGETPHHAHFWLHFLLQSCQPLKMTSPQGEQCLVLVLEMNKVLLPARLEAQGTNPVSAVTVSLLEPGKQVVSPDVPSSWTFPVASISGVSVSKRDERCCFLYALPPAQDVQLCFPSGGHCQWFCGLIQALVKNPDSTSAAEEAEGGGEVLEFDYEYTESGERLVLGKGTYGVVYAGRDRRTRMRIAIKEIPERDSRFSQPLHEEIALHKRLRHKNIVRYLGSASQGGYLKIFMEEVPGGSLSSLLRSVWGPLQDNESTISFYIRQILQGLSYLHDNRIVHRDIKGDNVLINTFSGLLKISDFGTSKRLAGITPCTETFTGTLQYMAPEIIDQGPRGYGKAADIWSLGCTVIEMATGRPPFHELGSPQAAMFQVGMYKVHPPMPSSLSAEAQAFLLRTFEPDPRLRASAQALLEDPFLQPGKRSRNPGSPQYALRPSGCRRSLGPRSPRRLRRARGLASCTKRASAGPCWLRYWSRSYRPWQRVCTWSRNRVPIWGGIMWNSYCAASGRTSTLPTAGSWPRSCRSCKSSFGPRALVPRFCKDHSSPSQMRSAVSAAPFLLLQVKQILHRRQIRPHWMFVLDSLLSRAVLAALAVLAPEAEKEAVPPKSEESSKEEESQEKQQETPVQRSPLPGEPEQETPPSMVQLGLLRAETDRLRDVLAEKERECQALVQLTLQRVSGEPAAALTVDHGLVRWLQELNVDSGTIRTLLNHSFTLHALLTCATRDDLVYTRIRGGMVCRIWRAILAQRARSTPVTPGPREAE is encoded by the exons ATGGCGGGGCAGTGCCTGAGGTCCGGAGCCGCGGAGCGCGCGGGCAGCTGCTGGCAGGACCCGCTGGCCGAGGCGCTGAGCCGGGGCCGGCCGCTCGCGGCGTCCCCGGGCCGGGGCTGCGCGAGAAGCCGGCCGCTTAGCGTGGTCTACGTGTTGACCCGGGAGCCGCAGCCCTTGGCGGAACCCGAGACTGGAGCCGAGGCGGAGCCGCTGCCTCTGCGCTGCCTGCGTGAGGCCTGCGCGCAGCTCCCCGGACCGCGGCCACGACCTCAGCTGCGCAGCCTGCCTTTTGGGACCCTGGCGCTGGGAGACACCTCAGCGCTCGATTCCTTCTACAACGCGG ATGTGGTGGTGCTGGAGGTGAGCAGCTCCCTGGCGCAGCCCTCCCTGTTCTACCACCTGGGTGTGCGGGAGAGCTTCAGCATGACCAACAACGTGCTCCTCTGCTCCCAGGCCGACCTCCCTGACCTGCAGGCCCTGCGG GAGGACATTTTCCAGAAGAACTCG gattGCGTTGGCAGCTACACGCTGATCCCCTATGTGGTGACAGCCACTGGTCGGGTGCTATGTGGAGATGCGGGCCTCCTGAGGGGCCTGGCTGACGGCCTGGTACAGGCTGGGGTGGGCACCGAGGTGCTGCTCACACCCCTGGTGGGCCGGCTTGCCTGCCTGCTGGAGACCACGCCCACGGACTCCTG TGGCTATTTCCGGGAGACCATTCGGCGGGACATCCGGCAGGCGCGGGAGCGGTTCAGCGGGCAGCAGCTGCGGCAGGAGCTGGCTCGCCTGCAGCGGAGACTGGACAGCGTAGAGCTGCTCAGCCCTGACATCATCATCAACCTGCTGCTCTCCTACCGTGATGTGCAG GACTACTCAGCCATCATTGAGCTGGTGGAGACACTGCAGGCCTTGCCCACCTGTGACGTGGCCGAGCAGCACAATGTCTGCTTCCACTACACATTTGCCCTCAACCG gAGGAACAGGCCTGGGGACCGGGAGAAGGCACTGGCTGTGCTGCTGCCACTGGTACAGTTTGAGGGCTCAGTGGCACCTGACCTATATTGCATGTGTGGCCGTATCTATAAGGACATGTTCTTCAGCTCTGGCTTCCAGGATGCTGGGCACCGGGAGCAGGCCTATCACTG GTATCGCAAGGCTTTTGATGTGGAGCCCAGCCTCCACTCGGGCATCAATGCAGCTGTGCTTCTCATTGCTGCTGGGCAGCGCTTTGAGGACTCCAAGGAGCTCCGGCTCATAG gcatgaagctgggctgcctgctggcccGAAAAGGCTGTGTGGAGAAGATGCAGTATTACTGGGATGTTGGCTTCTACCTGGGAGCTCAGATCCTTGTCAATGACCTCACCCAGGTGGCACTGGCTGCAGAGCAGCTGTACAAGCTCAATGCCCCCATATG GTACCTGGTGTCTGTGATGGAAACCTTCCTGCTGTACCAGCACTTCAGACCCACACTAGAGCCTCCTGGAGAAACCCCACACCACGCCCACTTCTGGCTCCACTTTTTGCTACAGTCCTGCCAGCCACTCAAGATGACTTCTCCCCAAGGGGAGCAGTGCTTG GTGCTGGTCCTGGAGATGAATAAGGTGCTGCTACCGGCCAGGCTGGAGGCTCAGGGTACCAACCCGGTGAGCGCAGTGACAGTGAGCCTGCTGGAGCCCGGTAAACAGGTGGTATCGCCG GACGTTCCCTCCAGCTGGACCTTCCCGGTGGCCTCCATCAGCGGTGTCAG CGTGTCGAAGCGAGACGAGCGCTGCTGCTTCCTCTACGCGCTTCCCCCGGCTCAGGACGTCCAGCTGTGCTTCCCCAGCGGAGGGCACTGCCAGTG GTTCTGCGGGCTGATCCAGGCCTTGGTGAAGAATCCGGACTCCACGTCGGCCGCAGAGGAGGCGGAGGGCGGAGGGGAGGTATTGGAG TTTGATTATGAGTACACGGAGTCGGGAGAGCGGCTGGTGCTGGGCAAGGGCACCTACGGGGTGGTGTACGCCGGCCGCGATCGGCGCACGCGGATGCGCATCGCCATCAAGGAGATCCCGGAGCGGGACAGCAG GTTCTCTCAGCCACTGCATGAAGAGATCGCTCTGCACAAACGCCTGCGCCACAAGAACATCGTGCGCTATCTGGGCTCAGCCAGTCAGGGCGGCTACCTCAAGATCTTCATGGAGGAAGTGCCTGGAG GCAGCCTGTCCTCCTTGCTGCGGTCAGTGTGGGGACCCCTGCAGGACAACGAGAGCACCATCAGTTTCTACATCCGCCAGATCCTGCAGGGACTCAGCTACCTGCACGACAACCGCATCGTGCATCGAGATATCAAG GGGGACAATGTACTGATCAACACCTTCAGCGGGCTGCTCAAGATTTCCGACTTCGGTACCTCCAAGCGACTAGCAGGCATCACACCCTGCACTGAGACCTTCACAG GGACCCTACAGTATATGGCCCCAGAAATCATTGACCAGGGCCCACGAGGGTATGGGAAGGCGGCGGACATCTGGTCATTGGGCTGCACTGTAATCGAGATGGCCACAGGTCGCCCACCCTTCCACGAGCTGGGGAGCCCGCAGGCTGCCATGTTTCAG GTGGGCATGTACAAGGTGCACCCACCAATGCCCAGTTCTCTGTCAGCCGAGGCTCAAGCCTTCCTCCTCCGAACTTTTGAGCCGGACCCACGCCTCCGAGCCAGTGCTCAAGCGCTGCTGGAGGACCCCTTCCTGCAACCTGGGAAGAGGAGCCGCAACCCCGGCTCCCCCCAGTACGCTCTAAGGCCCTCAG GGTGCCGGAGGAGCCTGGGGCCGAGGAGCCCGCGTCGCCTGAGGAGAGCTCGGGGCTTAGCCTCCTGCACCAAGAGAGCAAGCGCCGGGCCATGTTGGCTACGGTACTGGAGCAGGAGCTACAGGCCCTGGCAGAGAGTCTGCACCTGGAGCAGGAACAG ggTTCCCATCTGGGGAGGAATCATGTGGAACAGCTACTGCGCTGCCTCAGGGCGCACATCCACACTCCCAACCGCCGGCAGCTGGCCcaggagctgcaggagctgcAAGAGCAGCTTCGGGCCCAGGGCCTTGGTCCCGAGATTCTGCAAGGACCACTCTTCGCCTTCCCAGATGCG CTCTGCTGTCTCAGCCGCACCCTTCCTCCTGCTCCAGGTGAAGCAGATCCTCCACAGGCGCCAGATCCGCCCACACTGGATGTTCGTGCTGGACTCGCTGCTCAGCCGCGCTGTGCTGGCAGCCCTGGCTGTTCTGGCCCCAG AGGCGGAGAAGGAGGCAGTCCCACCGAAGTCGGAGGAGTCCAGTAAAGAAGAGGAGTCCCAGGAGAAGCAGCAGGAGACCCCAGTCCAGCGGAGCCCGCTCCCAGGGGAACCCGAGCAGGAAACCCCACCTTCGATGGTGCAGCTGGGCCTCTTGCGAGCAGAGACCGATAG GCTACGAGATGTCCTGGCTGAGAAGGAACGGGAGTGCCAGGCCCTGGTGCAGCTAACCCTACAGCGCGTCAGTGGGGAGCCCGCAG CTGCTCTCACAGTGGACCATGGCCTGGTGCGGTGGCTACAGGAACTGAATGTGGATTCAGGCACCATCCGGACG CTACTGAACCACAGCTTCACCCTCCATGCCTTACTGACCTGTGCCACTAGAGATGACCTCGTCTACACACGCATCAG GGGAGGGATGGTATGCCGCATCTGGAGAGCCATCTTGGCACAGCGAGCAAGGTCCACGCCAGTTACCCCTGGCCCGCGGGAGGCTGAATGA
- the MAP3K6 gene encoding mitogen-activated protein kinase kinase kinase 6 isoform X4, whose protein sequence is MTNNVLLCSQADLPDLQALREDIFQKNSDCVGSYTLIPYVVTATGRVLCGDAGLLRGLADGLVQAGVGTEVLLTPLVGRLACLLETTPTDSCGYFRETIRRDIRQARERFSGQQLRQELARLQRRLDSVELLSPDIIINLLLSYRDVQDYSAIIELVETLQALPTCDVAEQHNVCFHYTFALNRRNRPGDREKALAVLLPLVQFEGSVAPDLYCMCGRIYKDMFFSSGFQDAGHREQAYHWYRKAFDVEPSLHSGINAAVLLIAAGQRFEDSKELRLIGMKLGCLLARKGCVEKMQYYWDVGFYLGAQILVNDLTQVALAAEQLYKLNAPIWYLVSVMETFLLYQHFRPTLEPPGETPHHAHFWLHFLLQSCQPLKMTSPQGEQCLVLVLEMNKVLLPARLEAQGTNPVSAVTVSLLEPGKQVVSPDVPSSWTFPVASISGVSVSKRDERCCFLYALPPAQDVQLCFPSGGHCQWFCGLIQALVKNPDSTSAAEEAEGGGEVLEFDYEYTESGERLVLGKGTYGVVYAGRDRRTRMRIAIKEIPERDSRFSQPLHEEIALHKRLRHKNIVRYLGSASQGGYLKIFMEEVPGGSLSSLLRSVWGPLQDNESTISFYIRQILQGLSYLHDNRIVHRDIKGDNVLINTFSGLLKISDFGTSKRLAGITPCTETFTGTLQYMAPEIIDQGPRGYGKAADIWSLGCTVIEMATGRPPFHELGSPQAAMFQVGMYKVHPPMPSSLSAEAQAFLLRTFEPDPRLRASAQALLEDPFLQPGKRSRNPGSPQYALRPSDAPSASPTPLAALTSQSQTFPRPQAPSQHPPSPPKRWLSYGDTSQLRVPEEPGAEEPASPEESSGLSLLHQESKRRAMLATVLEQELQALAESLHLEQEQGSHLGRNHVEQLLRCLRAHIHTPNRRQLAQELQELQEQLRAQGLGPEILQGPLFAFPDAVKQILHRRQIRPHWMFVLDSLLSRAVLAALAVLAPEAEKEAVPPKSEESSKEEESQEKQQETPVQRSPLPGEPEQETPPSMVQLGLLRAETDRLRDVLAEKERECQALVQLTLQRVSGEPAAALTVDHGLVRWLQELNVDSGTIRTLLNHSFTLHALLTCATRDDLVYTRIRGGMVCRIWRAILAQRARSTPVTPGPREAE, encoded by the exons ATGACCAACAACGTGCTCCTCTGCTCCCAGGCCGACCTCCCTGACCTGCAGGCCCTGCGG GAGGACATTTTCCAGAAGAACTCG gattGCGTTGGCAGCTACACGCTGATCCCCTATGTGGTGACAGCCACTGGTCGGGTGCTATGTGGAGATGCGGGCCTCCTGAGGGGCCTGGCTGACGGCCTGGTACAGGCTGGGGTGGGCACCGAGGTGCTGCTCACACCCCTGGTGGGCCGGCTTGCCTGCCTGCTGGAGACCACGCCCACGGACTCCTG TGGCTATTTCCGGGAGACCATTCGGCGGGACATCCGGCAGGCGCGGGAGCGGTTCAGCGGGCAGCAGCTGCGGCAGGAGCTGGCTCGCCTGCAGCGGAGACTGGACAGCGTAGAGCTGCTCAGCCCTGACATCATCATCAACCTGCTGCTCTCCTACCGTGATGTGCAG GACTACTCAGCCATCATTGAGCTGGTGGAGACACTGCAGGCCTTGCCCACCTGTGACGTGGCCGAGCAGCACAATGTCTGCTTCCACTACACATTTGCCCTCAACCG gAGGAACAGGCCTGGGGACCGGGAGAAGGCACTGGCTGTGCTGCTGCCACTGGTACAGTTTGAGGGCTCAGTGGCACCTGACCTATATTGCATGTGTGGCCGTATCTATAAGGACATGTTCTTCAGCTCTGGCTTCCAGGATGCTGGGCACCGGGAGCAGGCCTATCACTG GTATCGCAAGGCTTTTGATGTGGAGCCCAGCCTCCACTCGGGCATCAATGCAGCTGTGCTTCTCATTGCTGCTGGGCAGCGCTTTGAGGACTCCAAGGAGCTCCGGCTCATAG gcatgaagctgggctgcctgctggcccGAAAAGGCTGTGTGGAGAAGATGCAGTATTACTGGGATGTTGGCTTCTACCTGGGAGCTCAGATCCTTGTCAATGACCTCACCCAGGTGGCACTGGCTGCAGAGCAGCTGTACAAGCTCAATGCCCCCATATG GTACCTGGTGTCTGTGATGGAAACCTTCCTGCTGTACCAGCACTTCAGACCCACACTAGAGCCTCCTGGAGAAACCCCACACCACGCCCACTTCTGGCTCCACTTTTTGCTACAGTCCTGCCAGCCACTCAAGATGACTTCTCCCCAAGGGGAGCAGTGCTTG GTGCTGGTCCTGGAGATGAATAAGGTGCTGCTACCGGCCAGGCTGGAGGCTCAGGGTACCAACCCGGTGAGCGCAGTGACAGTGAGCCTGCTGGAGCCCGGTAAACAGGTGGTATCGCCG GACGTTCCCTCCAGCTGGACCTTCCCGGTGGCCTCCATCAGCGGTGTCAG CGTGTCGAAGCGAGACGAGCGCTGCTGCTTCCTCTACGCGCTTCCCCCGGCTCAGGACGTCCAGCTGTGCTTCCCCAGCGGAGGGCACTGCCAGTG GTTCTGCGGGCTGATCCAGGCCTTGGTGAAGAATCCGGACTCCACGTCGGCCGCAGAGGAGGCGGAGGGCGGAGGGGAGGTATTGGAG TTTGATTATGAGTACACGGAGTCGGGAGAGCGGCTGGTGCTGGGCAAGGGCACCTACGGGGTGGTGTACGCCGGCCGCGATCGGCGCACGCGGATGCGCATCGCCATCAAGGAGATCCCGGAGCGGGACAGCAG GTTCTCTCAGCCACTGCATGAAGAGATCGCTCTGCACAAACGCCTGCGCCACAAGAACATCGTGCGCTATCTGGGCTCAGCCAGTCAGGGCGGCTACCTCAAGATCTTCATGGAGGAAGTGCCTGGAG GCAGCCTGTCCTCCTTGCTGCGGTCAGTGTGGGGACCCCTGCAGGACAACGAGAGCACCATCAGTTTCTACATCCGCCAGATCCTGCAGGGACTCAGCTACCTGCACGACAACCGCATCGTGCATCGAGATATCAAG GGGGACAATGTACTGATCAACACCTTCAGCGGGCTGCTCAAGATTTCCGACTTCGGTACCTCCAAGCGACTAGCAGGCATCACACCCTGCACTGAGACCTTCACAG GGACCCTACAGTATATGGCCCCAGAAATCATTGACCAGGGCCCACGAGGGTATGGGAAGGCGGCGGACATCTGGTCATTGGGCTGCACTGTAATCGAGATGGCCACAGGTCGCCCACCCTTCCACGAGCTGGGGAGCCCGCAGGCTGCCATGTTTCAG GTGGGCATGTACAAGGTGCACCCACCAATGCCCAGTTCTCTGTCAGCCGAGGCTCAAGCCTTCCTCCTCCGAACTTTTGAGCCGGACCCACGCCTCCGAGCCAGTGCTCAAGCGCTGCTGGAGGACCCCTTCCTGCAACCTGGGAAGAGGAGCCGCAACCCCGGCTCCCCCCAGTACGCTCTAAGGCCCTCAG ACGCCCCTTCCGCCAGCCCCACTCCTTTAGCTGCCTTGACCTCCCAGTCCCAGACATTCCCGCGGCCTCAGGCACCCTCTCAGCACCCTCCCAGTCCCCCCAAGCGCTGGCTCAGTTATGGGGACACCAGCCAGCTCCG GGTGCCGGAGGAGCCTGGGGCCGAGGAGCCCGCGTCGCCTGAGGAGAGCTCGGGGCTTAGCCTCCTGCACCAAGAGAGCAAGCGCCGGGCCATGTTGGCTACGGTACTGGAGCAGGAGCTACAGGCCCTGGCAGAGAGTCTGCACCTGGAGCAGGAACAG ggTTCCCATCTGGGGAGGAATCATGTGGAACAGCTACTGCGCTGCCTCAGGGCGCACATCCACACTCCCAACCGCCGGCAGCTGGCCcaggagctgcaggagctgcAAGAGCAGCTTCGGGCCCAGGGCCTTGGTCCCGAGATTCTGCAAGGACCACTCTTCGCCTTCCCAGATGCG GTGAAGCAGATCCTCCACAGGCGCCAGATCCGCCCACACTGGATGTTCGTGCTGGACTCGCTGCTCAGCCGCGCTGTGCTGGCAGCCCTGGCTGTTCTGGCCCCAG AGGCGGAGAAGGAGGCAGTCCCACCGAAGTCGGAGGAGTCCAGTAAAGAAGAGGAGTCCCAGGAGAAGCAGCAGGAGACCCCAGTCCAGCGGAGCCCGCTCCCAGGGGAACCCGAGCAGGAAACCCCACCTTCGATGGTGCAGCTGGGCCTCTTGCGAGCAGAGACCGATAG GCTACGAGATGTCCTGGCTGAGAAGGAACGGGAGTGCCAGGCCCTGGTGCAGCTAACCCTACAGCGCGTCAGTGGGGAGCCCGCAG CTGCTCTCACAGTGGACCATGGCCTGGTGCGGTGGCTACAGGAACTGAATGTGGATTCAGGCACCATCCGGACG CTACTGAACCACAGCTTCACCCTCCATGCCTTACTGACCTGTGCCACTAGAGATGACCTCGTCTACACACGCATCAG GGGAGGGATGGTATGCCGCATCTGGAGAGCCATCTTGGCACAGCGAGCAAGGTCCACGCCAGTTACCCCTGGCCCGCGGGAGGCTGAATGA
- the MAP3K6 gene encoding mitogen-activated protein kinase kinase kinase 6 isoform X5, producing the protein MCRGQQARACYSLLQDYSAIIELVETLQALPTCDVAEQHNVCFHYTFALNRRNRPGDREKALAVLLPLVQFEGSVAPDLYCMCGRIYKDMFFSSGFQDAGHREQAYHWYRKAFDVEPSLHSGINAAVLLIAAGQRFEDSKELRLIGMKLGCLLARKGCVEKMQYYWDVGFYLGAQILVNDLTQVALAAEQLYKLNAPIWYLVSVMETFLLYQHFRPTLEPPGETPHHAHFWLHFLLQSCQPLKMTSPQGEQCLVLVLEMNKVLLPARLEAQGTNPVSAVTVSLLEPGKQVVSPDVPSSWTFPVASISGVSVSKRDERCCFLYALPPAQDVQLCFPSGGHCQWFCGLIQALVKNPDSTSAAEEAEGGGEVLEFDYEYTESGERLVLGKGTYGVVYAGRDRRTRMRIAIKEIPERDSRFSQPLHEEIALHKRLRHKNIVRYLGSASQGGYLKIFMEEVPGGSLSSLLRSVWGPLQDNESTISFYIRQILQGLSYLHDNRIVHRDIKGDNVLINTFSGLLKISDFGTSKRLAGITPCTETFTGTLQYMAPEIIDQGPRGYGKAADIWSLGCTVIEMATGRPPFHELGSPQAAMFQVGMYKVHPPMPSSLSAEAQAFLLRTFEPDPRLRASAQALLEDPFLQPGKRSRNPGSPQYALRPSDAPSASPTPLAALTSQSQTFPRPQAPSQHPPSPPKRWLSYGDTSQLRVPEEPGAEEPASPEESSGLSLLHQESKRRAMLATVLEQELQALAESLHLEQEQGSHLGRNHVEQLLRCLRAHIHTPNRRQLAQELQELQEQLRAQGLGPEILQGPLFAFPDAVKQILHRRQIRPHWMFVLDSLLSRAVLAALAVLAPEAEKEAVPPKSEESSKEEESQEKQQETPVQRSPLPGEPEQETPPSMVQLGLLRAETDRLRDVLAEKERECQALVQLTLQRVSGEPAAALTVDHGLVRWLQELNVDSGTIRTLLNHSFTLHALLTCATRDDLVYTRIRGGMVCRIWRAILAQRARSTPVTPGPREAE; encoded by the exons ATGTGCAG AGGCCAACAGGCCAGGGCATGCTATTCCCTCCTGCAGGACTACTCAGCCATCATTGAGCTGGTGGAGACACTGCAGGCCTTGCCCACCTGTGACGTGGCCGAGCAGCACAATGTCTGCTTCCACTACACATTTGCCCTCAACCG gAGGAACAGGCCTGGGGACCGGGAGAAGGCACTGGCTGTGCTGCTGCCACTGGTACAGTTTGAGGGCTCAGTGGCACCTGACCTATATTGCATGTGTGGCCGTATCTATAAGGACATGTTCTTCAGCTCTGGCTTCCAGGATGCTGGGCACCGGGAGCAGGCCTATCACTG GTATCGCAAGGCTTTTGATGTGGAGCCCAGCCTCCACTCGGGCATCAATGCAGCTGTGCTTCTCATTGCTGCTGGGCAGCGCTTTGAGGACTCCAAGGAGCTCCGGCTCATAG gcatgaagctgggctgcctgctggcccGAAAAGGCTGTGTGGAGAAGATGCAGTATTACTGGGATGTTGGCTTCTACCTGGGAGCTCAGATCCTTGTCAATGACCTCACCCAGGTGGCACTGGCTGCAGAGCAGCTGTACAAGCTCAATGCCCCCATATG GTACCTGGTGTCTGTGATGGAAACCTTCCTGCTGTACCAGCACTTCAGACCCACACTAGAGCCTCCTGGAGAAACCCCACACCACGCCCACTTCTGGCTCCACTTTTTGCTACAGTCCTGCCAGCCACTCAAGATGACTTCTCCCCAAGGGGAGCAGTGCTTG GTGCTGGTCCTGGAGATGAATAAGGTGCTGCTACCGGCCAGGCTGGAGGCTCAGGGTACCAACCCGGTGAGCGCAGTGACAGTGAGCCTGCTGGAGCCCGGTAAACAGGTGGTATCGCCG GACGTTCCCTCCAGCTGGACCTTCCCGGTGGCCTCCATCAGCGGTGTCAG CGTGTCGAAGCGAGACGAGCGCTGCTGCTTCCTCTACGCGCTTCCCCCGGCTCAGGACGTCCAGCTGTGCTTCCCCAGCGGAGGGCACTGCCAGTG GTTCTGCGGGCTGATCCAGGCCTTGGTGAAGAATCCGGACTCCACGTCGGCCGCAGAGGAGGCGGAGGGCGGAGGGGAGGTATTGGAG TTTGATTATGAGTACACGGAGTCGGGAGAGCGGCTGGTGCTGGGCAAGGGCACCTACGGGGTGGTGTACGCCGGCCGCGATCGGCGCACGCGGATGCGCATCGCCATCAAGGAGATCCCGGAGCGGGACAGCAG GTTCTCTCAGCCACTGCATGAAGAGATCGCTCTGCACAAACGCCTGCGCCACAAGAACATCGTGCGCTATCTGGGCTCAGCCAGTCAGGGCGGCTACCTCAAGATCTTCATGGAGGAAGTGCCTGGAG GCAGCCTGTCCTCCTTGCTGCGGTCAGTGTGGGGACCCCTGCAGGACAACGAGAGCACCATCAGTTTCTACATCCGCCAGATCCTGCAGGGACTCAGCTACCTGCACGACAACCGCATCGTGCATCGAGATATCAAG GGGGACAATGTACTGATCAACACCTTCAGCGGGCTGCTCAAGATTTCCGACTTCGGTACCTCCAAGCGACTAGCAGGCATCACACCCTGCACTGAGACCTTCACAG GGACCCTACAGTATATGGCCCCAGAAATCATTGACCAGGGCCCACGAGGGTATGGGAAGGCGGCGGACATCTGGTCATTGGGCTGCACTGTAATCGAGATGGCCACAGGTCGCCCACCCTTCCACGAGCTGGGGAGCCCGCAGGCTGCCATGTTTCAG GTGGGCATGTACAAGGTGCACCCACCAATGCCCAGTTCTCTGTCAGCCGAGGCTCAAGCCTTCCTCCTCCGAACTTTTGAGCCGGACCCACGCCTCCGAGCCAGTGCTCAAGCGCTGCTGGAGGACCCCTTCCTGCAACCTGGGAAGAGGAGCCGCAACCCCGGCTCCCCCCAGTACGCTCTAAGGCCCTCAG ACGCCCCTTCCGCCAGCCCCACTCCTTTAGCTGCCTTGACCTCCCAGTCCCAGACATTCCCGCGGCCTCAGGCACCCTCTCAGCACCCTCCCAGTCCCCCCAAGCGCTGGCTCAGTTATGGGGACACCAGCCAGCTCCG GGTGCCGGAGGAGCCTGGGGCCGAGGAGCCCGCGTCGCCTGAGGAGAGCTCGGGGCTTAGCCTCCTGCACCAAGAGAGCAAGCGCCGGGCCATGTTGGCTACGGTACTGGAGCAGGAGCTACAGGCCCTGGCAGAGAGTCTGCACCTGGAGCAGGAACAG ggTTCCCATCTGGGGAGGAATCATGTGGAACAGCTACTGCGCTGCCTCAGGGCGCACATCCACACTCCCAACCGCCGGCAGCTGGCCcaggagctgcaggagctgcAAGAGCAGCTTCGGGCCCAGGGCCTTGGTCCCGAGATTCTGCAAGGACCACTCTTCGCCTTCCCAGATGCG GTGAAGCAGATCCTCCACAGGCGCCAGATCCGCCCACACTGGATGTTCGTGCTGGACTCGCTGCTCAGCCGCGCTGTGCTGGCAGCCCTGGCTGTTCTGGCCCCAG AGGCGGAGAAGGAGGCAGTCCCACCGAAGTCGGAGGAGTCCAGTAAAGAAGAGGAGTCCCAGGAGAAGCAGCAGGAGACCCCAGTCCAGCGGAGCCCGCTCCCAGGGGAACCCGAGCAGGAAACCCCACCTTCGATGGTGCAGCTGGGCCTCTTGCGAGCAGAGACCGATAG GCTACGAGATGTCCTGGCTGAGAAGGAACGGGAGTGCCAGGCCCTGGTGCAGCTAACCCTACAGCGCGTCAGTGGGGAGCCCGCAG CTGCTCTCACAGTGGACCATGGCCTGGTGCGGTGGCTACAGGAACTGAATGTGGATTCAGGCACCATCCGGACG CTACTGAACCACAGCTTCACCCTCCATGCCTTACTGACCTGTGCCACTAGAGATGACCTCGTCTACACACGCATCAG GGGAGGGATGGTATGCCGCATCTGGAGAGCCATCTTGGCACAGCGAGCAAGGTCCACGCCAGTTACCCCTGGCCCGCGGGAGGCTGAATGA